The following are encoded in a window of Streptomyces sp. Go-475 genomic DNA:
- a CDS encoding type I polyketide synthase, with product MSGIRRTTPPGVQARDLVELLRQRGEENGRRAAFTFLADGVKVSERLSYADLDRRARAIASQLLTLGEPGDRVLMLYPSGPEFAAAFYGCLYAGMTAVPAYPPRSDKHAARLNAVAQDCGASIIAAPGRLCDTLADKYDPDARWAPTDRVPLEAADDWRHPDITPDDLAFLQYTSGSTGNPKGVMLSHANLMHNLELMARAMGHSENPVYVSWLPLFHDMGLIGHLLQALYWGSELVYMPPEAFLQEPVRWLRALSDHRGTFSAAPNFAFELCVRRTRPEDRAGLDLSHWRLALNAAEPVRADTLARFEAMYAEHGFRPESWHPAYGLAENSVYVSSGLPDSGAVIVHVDGAELEHDRVVEVAPGTPGSRALVGAGHARHGQRTAIVDPATRRALDAHQVGEIWISGPSAGQGYWGRTEETAATFGNRLAGEEESTWVATGDKGFLTPDGELVITGRIKDMIIVRGRNLYPQDIERTVETVDRSFRPGCTAAFSVESASGEERVVVVQEVRGDDADAERIGPAVAAAVVAEHDVPLHALVLLRTRAIPKTSSGKLARRAARKGYLEGTLDALAAWTAPGTAPRPGTEGDGPGADGDQDALVRRILDAVAEHTGLAVDELDPTANFHTYGVDSASAVAISGALQRKLGRRVPAALLYQHPTAEAAARHLAARSAGHEADARTAPRTGTPAAPDAAEPIAVVGMACRFPGAGNTDEFWTLLHGGGDAITPVPADRWDAESLYDPELERDGTASTRWGGFLGDVAGFEPEFFGISPAEAVAIDPQQRLLLEVVWEALENAAIVPADLAGSDTGVFVGISNNDYSRLTAGAKSALGAYYGTGNALSVAANRLSYLLDLRGPSLALDTACSSSLVAVHQACEALRRGESSLAVAAGVNLLLAPDLTAVFSRAQMMASDGRCKAFDERADGYVRSEGCGAVILKPLSLALADGDRVLAVVRGSAVNQDGRSNGLTAPHGRAQTEVLRTAWSAAGIAPRELGYIEAHGTGTALGDPIEYEALTEALSTEPGAEGDAAGPCYLGSVKTNIGHLESAAGIAGFIKVVLALQHGTVPPHLHLTRLNPHIDAAGSPLEIPTAPLPWPEDRRTAGVSAFGFGGTNAHVVLSAAPAPAAVPAAEEARGPEALLLSARTPEALRDLAARYADRLARTGSGPGELADIAWTSSQGRTALPERLAVTADSAEEARAVLERFAAEGRPAAEAARGRAPRKAPVLAFLFTGQGSHRVGMGTELHRDWPVFREAFDRCAALLKDRFGFDLHHVVRDEEALARTEYAQPAIFATEYALARLWRSLGVEPDYLAGHSVGEFVAATLAGVFAVEDALTLLGTRARLMQGLPPGGVMYAVRVSEERALAALAPYADEVALAAVNGPGEVVLSGAAPAVAKVVDELAQTGVVAQQLRTSHAFHSPLMDPVLEEFRAAAEGVRMRAPQHPVVSSLTGQLIGRRMATPDYWVEQLRGTVRYADTIATLSHEGCAAGIEVGPDAVLAPLARRATRREPAKGQGQPGSVWLASLRSGKPEQRALLDALGAAWAAGVAVDWARVHSGRPTALPGYPFQRRRFWLPDTLEAAPADGAAPAGESGRHPLLGRRMEGVAADPGRHVWQRSLARDQVAVLDDHVIQGRVVAPGTSYIDMALAAARELAPGVPYRLRDVAYHSVLSIPPDGARIVQVGLRDGSDGALAFTVHSKAEGDTATKWTQHASARLVPVRHAGNGQHGQHGESAANGESAKSADNAENADNAKSAENGESAENGESAS from the coding sequence GTGAGCGGTATTCGTCGAACAACGCCGCCGGGCGTCCAGGCCCGGGATCTCGTGGAACTGCTCCGGCAGCGGGGCGAAGAAAACGGCCGACGCGCCGCATTCACCTTTCTCGCCGACGGTGTGAAGGTCTCGGAGCGACTGAGCTACGCGGATCTCGACCGGCGGGCGCGGGCCATCGCGTCGCAATTGCTGACCCTGGGCGAGCCGGGCGACCGCGTGTTGATGCTGTACCCGTCGGGCCCGGAATTCGCCGCCGCGTTCTACGGCTGCCTCTACGCGGGGATGACGGCCGTTCCCGCCTATCCGCCGCGCTCCGACAAACACGCGGCACGGCTCAACGCCGTCGCCCAGGACTGCGGGGCCTCGATCATCGCGGCACCCGGCCGGCTCTGCGACACGCTGGCGGACAAGTACGACCCCGACGCGCGCTGGGCGCCGACCGACCGTGTGCCGCTCGAGGCCGCCGACGACTGGCGACACCCGGACATCACCCCGGACGACCTGGCCTTCCTCCAGTACACCTCCGGTTCGACGGGCAACCCGAAGGGGGTGATGCTCAGTCACGCCAACCTCATGCACAACCTGGAGCTCATGGCCCGCGCCATGGGACACAGCGAGAACCCCGTCTATGTCTCCTGGCTGCCGCTCTTCCACGACATGGGGCTCATCGGCCATCTGCTCCAGGCCCTCTACTGGGGCAGCGAGCTGGTCTACATGCCGCCCGAGGCCTTCCTGCAGGAGCCGGTCCGCTGGCTGCGCGCCCTCAGTGACCACCGGGGCACCTTCAGCGCCGCGCCGAACTTCGCCTTCGAGTTGTGCGTCCGCCGCACCCGCCCCGAGGACCGCGCCGGGCTGGACCTGAGCCACTGGCGGCTGGCCCTCAACGCGGCCGAGCCGGTACGCGCCGACACCCTCGCCCGCTTCGAGGCGATGTACGCCGAGCACGGCTTCCGTCCCGAGTCCTGGCACCCGGCGTACGGACTCGCCGAGAACTCCGTGTACGTCTCCAGCGGCCTCCCGGACAGCGGCGCCGTCATCGTCCACGTGGACGGGGCGGAGCTGGAGCACGACCGGGTGGTGGAGGTCGCGCCGGGCACCCCGGGCTCCCGCGCGCTCGTCGGCGCCGGACACGCCCGGCACGGACAGCGGACCGCGATCGTCGACCCCGCCACCCGGCGTGCCCTCGACGCCCACCAGGTCGGCGAGATCTGGATCAGCGGCCCCAGCGCGGGACAGGGGTACTGGGGCCGGACGGAGGAGACCGCCGCCACCTTCGGCAACCGCCTCGCCGGCGAGGAGGAGTCGACCTGGGTCGCCACCGGTGACAAGGGATTCCTGACGCCGGACGGGGAACTCGTCATCACCGGCCGCATCAAGGACATGATCATCGTCCGGGGGCGCAACCTCTATCCCCAGGACATCGAGCGCACCGTCGAGACGGTCGACCGATCCTTCCGGCCCGGCTGCACCGCCGCCTTCTCCGTGGAATCCGCGAGCGGCGAGGAGCGCGTCGTCGTCGTCCAGGAGGTGCGGGGCGACGACGCGGACGCCGAGCGGATCGGCCCCGCCGTGGCCGCGGCCGTCGTCGCGGAGCACGACGTGCCGCTGCACGCGCTGGTCCTGCTGCGCACCCGCGCCATCCCCAAGACCTCCAGCGGCAAGCTCGCCCGCCGTGCCGCCCGCAAGGGCTATCTCGAGGGAACCCTGGACGCGCTGGCCGCCTGGACCGCACCGGGGACGGCGCCGCGCCCCGGCACCGAGGGCGACGGGCCGGGTGCCGACGGCGACCAGGACGCGTTGGTGCGCCGGATCCTCGACGCCGTCGCCGAGCACACCGGCTTGGCGGTGGACGAGCTGGACCCGACCGCCAACTTCCACACCTACGGGGTCGACTCGGCCTCCGCCGTGGCGATCTCCGGCGCGCTCCAGCGGAAGCTGGGCCGCCGCGTGCCCGCCGCCCTCCTCTACCAGCACCCGACGGCGGAGGCCGCCGCCCGCCACCTCGCCGCACGGAGCGCCGGGCACGAGGCGGACGCGCGGACCGCCCCGCGGACCGGCACCCCCGCCGCGCCGGACGCCGCCGAGCCGATCGCCGTCGTCGGCATGGCCTGCCGCTTCCCCGGCGCCGGGAACACCGACGAGTTCTGGACGCTGCTGCACGGCGGCGGCGACGCCATCACCCCGGTGCCCGCCGACCGATGGGACGCGGAGAGCCTCTACGACCCGGAGCTCGAGCGGGACGGCACCGCCAGCACCCGCTGGGGCGGCTTCCTCGGGGACGTCGCGGGATTCGAGCCCGAGTTCTTCGGCATCTCGCCCGCCGAGGCGGTGGCCATCGACCCCCAGCAGCGGCTCCTCCTGGAGGTCGTCTGGGAGGCCCTGGAGAACGCGGCGATCGTCCCGGCCGACCTCGCGGGCAGCGACACCGGCGTCTTCGTCGGCATCAGCAACAACGACTACAGCCGGCTCACCGCCGGAGCGAAGAGCGCCCTGGGCGCGTACTACGGCACGGGCAACGCCCTCAGCGTCGCCGCGAACCGGCTGTCGTACCTCCTCGACCTGCGCGGTCCGAGCCTCGCCCTGGACACCGCGTGTTCCTCCTCGCTCGTCGCCGTGCACCAGGCGTGCGAGGCCCTGCGCCGCGGGGAGTCCTCGCTGGCGGTGGCCGCCGGGGTCAATCTGCTCCTCGCCCCCGACCTCACCGCCGTCTTCTCCCGCGCCCAGATGATGGCGTCCGACGGCCGCTGCAAGGCGTTCGACGAGCGCGCCGACGGCTACGTGCGCTCCGAGGGCTGCGGGGCCGTCATCCTCAAACCGCTGTCGCTGGCGCTGGCCGACGGCGACCGCGTACTCGCCGTCGTACGGGGCTCGGCCGTCAACCAGGACGGTCGCTCCAACGGCCTGACCGCCCCGCACGGCCGCGCCCAGACGGAGGTCCTGCGCACTGCCTGGAGCGCCGCCGGCATCGCTCCGCGTGAGCTGGGCTACATCGAGGCCCACGGCACGGGCACCGCACTCGGCGACCCCATCGAGTACGAGGCCCTGACCGAGGCGCTCTCGACGGAGCCGGGCGCCGAGGGCGACGCCGCCGGGCCCTGCTACCTCGGATCGGTGAAGACCAACATCGGCCACCTGGAGTCCGCGGCCGGTATCGCCGGTTTCATCAAGGTCGTCCTGGCCCTTCAGCACGGCACCGTGCCGCCGCACCTCCACCTCACCCGGCTCAACCCCCACATCGACGCGGCCGGTTCGCCGCTGGAGATTCCCACCGCCCCGCTGCCCTGGCCCGAGGACCGGCGTACCGCCGGGGTGAGCGCCTTCGGCTTCGGCGGGACCAACGCGCATGTGGTGCTCTCGGCGGCGCCGGCACCGGCCGCCGTCCCCGCTGCCGAGGAGGCGCGGGGGCCCGAGGCGCTGCTGCTCTCCGCGCGGACCCCCGAGGCCTTGCGTGACCTGGCGGCCCGCTATGCCGACCGGCTCGCCCGGACCGGCAGCGGCCCCGGGGAGCTGGCTGACATCGCCTGGACCTCCTCCCAGGGCAGGACCGCTCTGCCGGAGCGGCTCGCCGTCACCGCGGACTCCGCCGAGGAGGCCCGTGCCGTCCTGGAGCGCTTCGCCGCCGAGGGCCGGCCCGCGGCCGAGGCCGCCCGTGGCCGCGCCCCGCGCAAGGCCCCCGTCCTGGCCTTCCTCTTCACCGGCCAGGGCTCCCACCGGGTGGGCATGGGCACCGAACTGCACCGTGACTGGCCGGTGTTCCGGGAGGCGTTCGACCGGTGCGCGGCGCTGCTGAAGGACCGCTTCGGCTTCGACCTGCACCACGTCGTGCGGGACGAGGAGGCACTGGCGCGCACCGAGTACGCCCAGCCCGCGATCTTCGCGACGGAGTACGCCCTGGCCCGGCTCTGGCGCTCGCTCGGTGTCGAGCCGGACTACCTGGCCGGGCACAGCGTCGGCGAGTTCGTCGCGGCCACCCTCGCCGGGGTGTTCGCGGTGGAGGACGCGCTGACCCTGCTCGGCACCCGCGCCCGGCTGATGCAGGGCCTCCCGCCGGGCGGCGTGATGTACGCCGTGCGGGTGAGCGAGGAGCGCGCGCTCGCGGCCCTCGCCCCGTACGCCGACGAGGTGGCGCTGGCCGCCGTGAACGGACCGGGCGAGGTCGTGCTCTCCGGCGCCGCCCCCGCGGTCGCCAAGGTCGTGGACGAGCTGGCGCAGACGGGCGTCGTCGCGCAGCAGCTCCGTACGTCGCACGCCTTCCACTCGCCGCTCATGGACCCCGTTCTGGAGGAGTTCCGTGCCGCGGCGGAAGGGGTGCGGATGCGCGCTCCCCAGCACCCGGTGGTCTCCTCGCTGACCGGCCAGCTGATCGGACGCCGCATGGCGACCCCGGACTACTGGGTGGAGCAGCTGCGCGGCACCGTCCGGTACGCGGACACGATCGCCACCCTGAGCCACGAGGGGTGCGCGGCGGGCATCGAGGTCGGGCCGGACGCGGTGCTGGCTCCGCTGGCCCGGCGCGCGACGCGGCGTGAGCCGGCGAAGGGGCAGGGACAGCCGGGTTCGGTGTGGCTGGCCTCGTTGCGCTCCGGGAAGCCCGAACAGCGCGCGCTGCTGGACGCGCTGGGCGCCGCCTGGGCGGCAGGCGTGGCCGTGGACTGGGCGCGGGTGCACTCGGGGCGGCCGACCGCGCTGCCCGGCTACCCCTTCCAGCGCCGCAGGTTCTGGCTGCCCGACACCCTGGAGGCAGCGCCCGCCGACGGCGCCGCCCCCGCCGGGGAGTCCGGCCGTCACCCTCTGCTGGGGCGGCGCATGGAGGGTGTGGCGGCCGATCCCGGCCGGCATGTGTGGCAGCGGTCGCTCGCCCGCGACCAGGTCGCGGTCCTCGACGACCACGTCATCCAGGGCCGGGTCGTCGCACCGGGCACCAGCTACATCGACATGGCGCTCGCCGCCGCCCGCGAGCTCGCGCCGGGCGTGCCGTACCGGCTCCGGGACGTCGCTTACCACAGCGTGCTGAGCATCCCGCCGGACGGCGCGCGCATCGTCCAGGTCGGGCTGCGGGACGGCTCCGACGGAGCACTGGCCTTCACCGTGCACAGCAAGGCCGAGGGCGACACCGCCACCAAGTGGACCCAGCACGCCTCGGCCCGCCTGGTGCCCGTCCGGCACGCGGGGAACGGGCAGCACGGGCAGCACGGGGAGAGCGCGGCGAACGGGGAGAGCGCGAAGAGCGCGGACAACGCGGAGAACGCGGACAACGCGAAGAGCGCGGAGAACGGGGAGAGCGCGGAGAACGGGGAGAGCGCGTCATGA
- a CDS encoding MupA/Atu3671 family FMN-dependent luciferase-like monooxygenase, with protein sequence MKFSLMFFASDENALAEDARYDMLLESARFGDAHGFENVWVPERHFTPLGSLYPNPALLHAALARETSRIGLRAGSVVLPLHSPLRVAEEWAVVDNLSGGRAGISLASGWNPNDFAYFPERYAERARHLEEGMEQLRALWRGEAVSATSGTGEPVSLRTYPRPVQRELPLWLTAASSPASFARAGRTGANLLTHLLDQGVDALAENVEVYRKARADAGFDPASGRVTVMLHSFVGADAETATALARDPYCAYLKGNMGLLKGLASSRGRDSATDIEALPEAELTQFAGFLYDRFASSRSLIGSPESCLPLVRRLAPFVDEVACLLDFGPTTAQVLDGLPHLDRLRRLAEQDPQVREAAVDRTLPAPASAVARTPAASPAPPAWEDDPEAVKARCGHTVEVREFFDHVERAGAAYGPRMRCLEEMWVGDGEVLGRLTLPARWAEEGYVFHPALLDNAFLLLGALAPGALSGSGALTLPVGVGTLEPYRQPVGEVYSHVVRTPAAETGDELLADVRLFDAEGTVAHAQGLRMRLVDPEDGGGDPGRDLCYRTDWTAVSAAPATDTESGRWLVLADGAGTGEALARALREAGDHVDVVPADAACDAARIRQALYGALADGPLKGVVLARPLDAPDLPDATTDQVRAAQQSGAEAALALVRACLDVDVPTRCGRLWLLTRGAQPAGGTAVTASGVLQAPVWGLGRVLAAEHPELWGGLIDLDARTAPDEAATATLLSAVLTGARPDEGTPVDDQLAVRDGNVLAARLVRAEEMAAPAPAAPDIDPDGTYLLTGGLGDLGLALAGWLAERGARHLVLVGRRGVSDDAQREAVDGLTGRGVRVHVAAADVARADDVAALRAELEREGLPPVVGVAHLAGIARGAMLAGLDVELLREVAEPKVAGAWNLHRVFGDAALFLLVSALPAVFGPVGVGAANYAAANAFLDALAHHRRGLDTDAVALGYGPWNGIGLAVREGGLDQLSRLGVGSMAPAEALDVFGRVLARRPAQVTVARLDWPEVFTAVPSARATGQFAAFLDEFGGTGGSPRLLERCAQAGPQEQRVIVGDYLTERLAAVLQTGAGDIDPQVPVVEMGLDSLMALELRVRVKADLGVVVPMVRLLEGPSVEQLTDHVLGLLTEVLAALDGDEEREEITL encoded by the coding sequence ATGAAATTCAGCCTGATGTTCTTCGCCAGTGACGAGAACGCGCTGGCCGAAGACGCCCGGTACGACATGCTGCTGGAGAGTGCCAGGTTCGGCGACGCGCACGGCTTCGAGAACGTCTGGGTCCCCGAGCGGCACTTCACCCCGCTCGGCTCGCTCTATCCGAACCCGGCCCTGCTGCACGCCGCCCTGGCGCGCGAGACCAGCCGGATCGGGTTGCGCGCGGGCAGCGTGGTGCTGCCCCTGCACAGCCCGCTGCGGGTGGCCGAGGAGTGGGCCGTCGTGGACAACCTGTCCGGCGGACGGGCCGGGATCTCCCTCGCCTCCGGCTGGAACCCGAACGACTTCGCCTACTTCCCCGAGCGGTACGCCGAGCGCGCCCGCCACCTCGAGGAGGGCATGGAGCAGCTGCGCGCGCTGTGGCGGGGCGAGGCGGTCAGCGCGACCAGCGGCACCGGCGAACCCGTCAGCCTGCGCACCTACCCGCGCCCCGTCCAGCGGGAGCTGCCGCTGTGGCTGACGGCGGCCAGCTCGCCCGCGAGCTTCGCCCGGGCCGGGCGGACCGGGGCGAATCTCCTCACCCACCTGCTCGACCAGGGCGTGGACGCGCTCGCCGAGAACGTCGAGGTCTACCGCAAGGCCCGGGCCGACGCGGGTTTCGACCCCGCCTCGGGCCGGGTCACCGTGATGCTGCACAGCTTCGTGGGCGCCGACGCCGAGACCGCGACCGCACTGGCCCGAGACCCCTACTGCGCCTATCTGAAGGGGAACATGGGCCTGCTCAAGGGGCTCGCGAGCAGCCGTGGCCGGGATTCCGCGACGGACATCGAGGCCCTGCCGGAGGCGGAGCTGACCCAGTTCGCCGGCTTCCTGTACGACCGGTTCGCCTCCTCCCGCTCGCTGATCGGCTCGCCCGAGTCCTGCCTGCCGCTGGTGCGCCGGCTGGCCCCGTTCGTGGACGAGGTCGCCTGCCTGCTGGACTTCGGCCCCACCACGGCACAGGTGCTCGACGGGCTGCCCCACCTCGACCGGCTCCGCCGGCTCGCGGAGCAGGACCCGCAGGTCCGGGAGGCCGCGGTGGACCGGACGCTGCCGGCGCCCGCGAGCGCGGTGGCGCGCACTCCGGCCGCCTCCCCCGCGCCGCCCGCCTGGGAGGACGACCCGGAGGCGGTCAAGGCCCGGTGCGGTCACACCGTCGAGGTGCGGGAGTTCTTCGACCACGTCGAGCGGGCGGGTGCCGCCTACGGCCCCCGGATGCGATGCCTGGAAGAGATGTGGGTCGGCGACGGCGAGGTCCTGGGCCGGCTGACTCTGCCCGCCCGGTGGGCCGAGGAGGGCTATGTCTTCCACCCGGCCCTCCTCGACAACGCCTTTCTGCTGCTCGGGGCGCTCGCACCCGGCGCCCTCAGCGGCAGCGGGGCGCTCACGCTCCCCGTCGGCGTCGGCACGCTGGAGCCGTACCGGCAGCCGGTGGGCGAGGTCTACTCCCATGTGGTGCGCACCCCGGCCGCCGAGACGGGCGACGAACTCCTCGCCGACGTACGGCTCTTCGACGCCGAGGGGACCGTCGCGCACGCGCAGGGGCTGCGGATGCGCCTGGTGGACCCCGAGGACGGCGGCGGGGACCCCGGCCGCGACCTGTGCTACCGCACCGACTGGACCGCCGTGTCCGCCGCGCCCGCGACGGACACCGAGTCCGGGCGCTGGCTGGTCCTCGCCGACGGGGCGGGCACCGGCGAGGCGCTCGCCAGGGCCCTGCGGGAAGCGGGCGACCACGTCGACGTCGTACCGGCCGACGCCGCCTGCGACGCCGCCCGCATCCGCCAGGCCCTCTACGGCGCCCTCGCGGACGGACCGCTCAAGGGCGTGGTGCTGGCCCGGCCGCTGGACGCGCCCGACCTCCCGGACGCCACCACCGACCAGGTCCGTGCCGCGCAGCAGAGCGGTGCCGAGGCCGCGCTCGCCCTGGTGCGCGCCTGCCTCGACGTCGATGTCCCCACGCGCTGCGGGCGCCTGTGGCTGCTGACCCGGGGCGCCCAGCCGGCGGGAGGAACGGCCGTGACCGCCTCGGGTGTCCTCCAGGCCCCGGTCTGGGGACTGGGCCGGGTCCTGGCCGCCGAACACCCCGAGCTGTGGGGCGGCCTGATCGACCTCGACGCGCGGACGGCGCCCGACGAGGCGGCGACCGCCACGCTGCTGAGCGCCGTCCTCACCGGCGCGCGCCCCGACGAAGGAACCCCGGTCGACGACCAACTCGCCGTGCGGGACGGCAATGTGCTCGCCGCCCGCCTGGTCCGGGCCGAGGAGATGGCGGCCCCGGCCCCCGCCGCGCCGGACATCGACCCCGACGGCACCTACCTGCTCACCGGCGGCCTCGGGGACCTCGGACTGGCCCTGGCCGGGTGGCTGGCCGAGCGCGGGGCGCGCCACCTCGTCCTGGTCGGCAGGCGCGGCGTGAGCGACGACGCTCAGCGCGAGGCCGTGGACGGACTGACCGGCCGGGGTGTCCGCGTGCACGTCGCGGCGGCGGACGTGGCGCGGGCCGACGACGTCGCGGCGCTCCGCGCGGAACTGGAGCGCGAGGGCCTGCCCCCGGTCGTGGGGGTGGCGCACCTGGCGGGCATCGCCCGCGGCGCCATGCTCGCGGGACTGGACGTCGAGCTGCTGCGCGAGGTGGCCGAGCCCAAGGTCGCGGGGGCGTGGAACCTGCACCGGGTGTTCGGGGACGCCGCGCTGTTCCTGCTCGTGTCGGCGCTGCCCGCGGTCTTCGGGCCGGTCGGCGTCGGCGCCGCCAACTACGCCGCCGCCAACGCCTTCCTGGACGCCCTCGCCCACCACCGGCGTGGCCTGGACACGGACGCCGTCGCGCTCGGCTACGGCCCCTGGAACGGGATCGGCCTCGCCGTGCGCGAGGGCGGCCTCGACCAGTTGTCCCGCCTCGGCGTGGGCAGCATGGCACCGGCTGAGGCCCTCGACGTCTTCGGCCGTGTGCTGGCGCGCCGGCCCGCCCAGGTCACGGTGGCCCGCCTCGACTGGCCCGAGGTCTTCACCGCCGTGCCCTCCGCCCGCGCCACCGGCCAGTTCGCCGCCTTCCTCGACGAGTTCGGCGGCACCGGCGGCTCCCCGCGACTGCTGGAGCGCTGCGCGCAGGCCGGACCGCAGGAGCAGCGGGTGATCGTCGGCGACTACCTCACCGAGCGGCTCGCCGCGGTGCTCCAGACCGGGGCCGGGGACATCGACCCGCAGGTGCCCGTCGTGGAGATGGGCCTGGACTCGCTGATGGCCCTCGAACTGCGCGTCCGCGTCAAGGCCGACCTGGGTGTCGTGGTGCCGATGGTGCGGCTGCTGGAAGGGCCCAGCGTGGAGCAGCTCACGGACCACGTGCTCGGCCTGCTCACCGAGGTGCTCGCAGCACTGGACGGCGACGAGGAACGAGAGGAGATCACGCTGTGA